One window of the Anaeromyxobacter dehalogenans 2CP-C genome contains the following:
- a CDS encoding cold-shock protein, protein MATGTVKWFNDAKGFGFITQDGGGDDVFCHHTAIQADGFRTLAEGQKVEFDVTRGPKGLQAANVRAI, encoded by the coding sequence ATGGCTACCGGTACCGTGAAGTGGTTCAACGATGCGAAGGGCTTCGGCTTCATCACGCAGGACGGCGGCGGGGACGACGTGTTCTGCCACCACACTGCCATCCAGGCCGACGGCTTCCGCACGCTCGCCGAGGGGCAGAAGGTCGAGTTCGACGTGACGCGTGGCCCGAAGGGCCTGCAGGCGGCGAACGTCCGCGCGATCTAA